In a genomic window of Temperatibacter marinus:
- the rnr gene encoding ribonuclease R, translating to MAKSDQYSSIPDAKAVLDYIKSQPGKVTKREISRAFGIKGQDKILLKRLIREMIEDGMITQNTHKALVPAGQLPAVQVAEYAGTDKDGDPLLKLVSEEGDRRSPLIYLIPERGKQRKEQAMGPGDKALVRLNLVSEEPLTYRARVIKKISSAPTTMLGIFKGNEKGGRLHPSDKKERNEVVIQAEHVNKAKDGELVLIEVLPRSRRSHGLKQGRVREVIGDVSHAKSISLIAIHTHEIPNEFPREVLKEANSALPVDLGKRTDLRDIPLITIDPADARDHDDAIWAEQDPAAENPGGWHCIVAIADVAHYLKPDGLIDREAQKRGNSCYFPDRVVSMIPESLSAGLCSLMPYQDRATMALHMWFDKDGKKINHKFVRGLMRSAANITYKQAQEAIDGNPNDMTAPLLEKVLKPLYGAYAALTKAREKREPLHLDLPERQIELDKFGNVAGITTRERLDAHKLVEEFMVSANVCAAEELEKYALPCMYRVHEEPSMEKMEALRDYLSSLELNLTKGAVLKPRLFNGVMRQVKDTAHETMVNQVVLRSQTQAYYSPENMGHFGLALERYGHFTSPIRRYADLLVHRALIKALNLGKDGLTDREMAQMEALGEHISSTERRAMTAERDSTDRYLASYLSKQIDQDFIGRISGVTRFGLFVTLEPTGGDGLIPISDLGGDYYIHDEKIHALVGERTGHRFSLGDKLTVKLTEANQFTGGLRLELSGDSKPKEMSSRQRDRAKRSGRRSDMRNRSRAGKTRSFNTDNSGSRGRKKKR from the coding sequence GTGGCAAAGTCTGATCAATATTCGTCAATTCCCGATGCAAAAGCCGTTCTAGATTATATTAAATCGCAACCTGGCAAAGTGACAAAGCGAGAAATCTCTCGTGCCTTTGGGATTAAAGGACAAGATAAAATTTTGCTAAAACGTCTGATCAGAGAAATGATTGAAGACGGCATGATTACACAAAATACCCATAAAGCTCTGGTCCCTGCAGGGCAATTACCCGCTGTGCAAGTTGCTGAATATGCAGGAACAGACAAAGACGGCGACCCTCTCTTAAAGCTCGTCAGCGAAGAAGGCGATCGACGAAGTCCTCTTATTTATCTCATTCCAGAACGTGGTAAGCAGCGCAAAGAACAAGCCATGGGTCCGGGAGATAAGGCCTTAGTGCGGCTGAACTTGGTCAGCGAAGAGCCGCTCACCTACCGAGCCAGAGTCATAAAGAAAATATCGAGCGCGCCTACAACCATGCTAGGAATCTTCAAAGGGAATGAGAAAGGCGGCCGTCTTCATCCTAGCGACAAGAAAGAACGCAACGAAGTTGTTATCCAAGCCGAGCATGTGAACAAAGCAAAAGACGGTGAACTTGTCCTGATTGAAGTCTTGCCTCGATCTCGGCGCAGCCATGGTCTAAAGCAAGGACGTGTTCGAGAAGTTATTGGCGATGTCAGTCATGCCAAATCAATCAGCCTAATTGCAATACATACTCATGAGATTCCCAATGAATTTCCACGTGAAGTTCTTAAAGAAGCAAATTCAGCTCTGCCTGTAGACTTGGGTAAACGCACAGATTTAAGAGACATTCCTCTGATTACCATCGACCCTGCGGATGCTCGGGATCACGATGATGCCATCTGGGCAGAACAAGACCCTGCTGCTGAGAACCCAGGCGGATGGCACTGTATCGTCGCTATTGCGGATGTAGCACATTATTTGAAACCGGACGGCCTGATCGATAGAGAAGCTCAAAAGAGAGGCAACAGCTGTTATTTTCCTGATCGTGTTGTCTCAATGATTCCAGAGAGTCTATCAGCTGGCTTATGCTCGCTTATGCCATATCAAGACCGAGCGACCATGGCGCTTCACATGTGGTTTGATAAAGATGGCAAAAAAATAAACCATAAATTTGTTCGCGGGCTAATGCGTTCAGCAGCTAACATCACTTATAAACAAGCTCAGGAGGCCATAGACGGCAATCCTAATGATATGACTGCTCCACTCTTAGAGAAAGTCTTAAAGCCACTCTACGGAGCTTATGCGGCCCTAACTAAAGCTCGTGAAAAGCGAGAACCTCTTCATCTAGACCTACCAGAGCGACAAATAGAGTTGGATAAGTTTGGTAATGTCGCTGGTATTACCACACGAGAAAGATTAGACGCGCACAAATTAGTTGAAGAATTTATGGTTTCTGCCAACGTGTGTGCTGCAGAGGAACTTGAAAAATATGCTCTGCCTTGCATGTACCGCGTTCACGAAGAACCGAGTATGGAAAAAATGGAAGCCCTCAGAGACTATCTAAGCTCTCTAGAATTAAACCTTACTAAAGGGGCTGTTCTTAAACCACGATTATTCAACGGTGTTATGAGGCAAGTTAAAGACACGGCTCACGAAACAATGGTAAATCAAGTCGTCCTCCGTAGTCAGACGCAAGCCTATTATAGCCCAGAAAATATGGGACATTTTGGATTGGCCCTAGAGAGATATGGTCACTTCACATCTCCGATCCGTCGCTATGCTGATCTTCTTGTACATCGGGCTCTTATCAAAGCCTTAAATCTTGGCAAAGATGGCTTGACCGATCGTGAAATGGCGCAAATGGAAGCCCTTGGGGAACATATCAGCAGCACTGAGCGACGTGCGATGACTGCAGAACGGGACAGTACCGATCGATATCTTGCTTCCTATCTGTCAAAGCAAATTGATCAAGATTTCATTGGCCGGATTAGCGGGGTCACTCGCTTTGGCCTCTTCGTAACGCTTGAACCCACGGGAGGGGATGGCCTTATTCCTATCTCAGACTTAGGCGGGGACTATTATATCCATGATGAAAAGATACATGCGCTGGTTGGCGAACGTACGGGACATCGTTTCTCATTGGGAGATAAGTTAACCGTTAAACTGACGGAGGCGAACCAGTTTACAGGAGGCCTCAGACTTGAGTTATCTGGTGATAGC
- a CDS encoding aspartate carbamoyltransferase catalytic subunit, which translates to MRAEVPPPSGSYFPHSHLLGIWDLDPIEIKYLLDRADAYADQNRSSQKKTDKLAGRTQINLFFENSTRTLMSFEMAGKRLGLDTISMSTSNSSIKKGETLLDTAATLNAMHPDALVVRHADSGAVRLLSREMNCPVLNAGDGRAEHPTQALLDALTIRRRKGHIHGLTVAISGDVTHSRVARSNIYLLNAMGAKVRLVAPPTLIPTDAESLGVEVYHTMEDGLKGADVVIMLRLQQERMQGAFLPSLREYYKYWGLTREKLQVASDDVLVMHPGPMNRGVEIASDIADDLEKSAIREQVEMGVAVRMACLDILISGREDPEAHLYKGEGT; encoded by the coding sequence ATGCGCGCGGAAGTTCCTCCGCCCTCAGGTAGTTATTTTCCGCATTCCCATCTTTTAGGCATCTGGGATCTTGATCCGATCGAGATTAAATATCTTTTAGATCGCGCTGATGCCTACGCAGATCAAAATAGATCGTCTCAGAAAAAAACTGATAAGCTTGCTGGTCGTACCCAGATAAATCTGTTTTTTGAAAACTCAACGCGGACGCTCATGAGCTTTGAAATGGCTGGCAAACGTCTTGGCCTGGATACAATTTCTATGTCCACGAGTAACAGCAGCATCAAAAAGGGAGAAACCCTGCTTGATACTGCGGCGACATTGAATGCAATGCACCCCGATGCCCTTGTAGTGCGCCATGCAGATAGCGGCGCTGTAAGGCTTCTCTCTAGAGAAATGAATTGCCCAGTCCTCAATGCGGGCGATGGGCGTGCCGAGCATCCGACACAAGCTCTTCTGGATGCCCTGACAATCCGAAGACGCAAAGGACATATCCATGGTCTAACAGTCGCCATCTCAGGGGATGTGACCCATAGCCGCGTTGCACGGTCAAATATCTATCTTCTCAATGCGATGGGCGCAAAAGTACGTTTGGTCGCGCCGCCAACGTTAATTCCTACAGACGCAGAAAGTTTAGGCGTTGAAGTCTATCATACCATGGAGGACGGCCTAAAAGGCGCAGATGTGGTCATAATGTTACGCCTCCAACAAGAGCGTATGCAAGGCGCCTTTCTCCCAAGCCTCAGAGAATATTATAAATATTGGGGTTTGACCCGTGAAAAATTACAAGTCGCCAGTGATGATGTGCTAGTGATGCATCCGGGACCTATGAATCGGGGTGTGGAAATCGCTTCGGACATTGCTGATGATCTCGAAAAATCAGCGATCCGAGAGCAAGTGGAAATGGGTGTGGCCGTTCGTATGGCTTGTTTAGATATACTCATCTCTGGGCGTGAAGACCCCGAAGCCCACCTGTATAAGGGAGAAGGTACATGA
- the plsY gene encoding glycerol-3-phosphate 1-O-acyltransferase PlsY: protein MAFDLVMGLTALFGYLLGSIPFGLLLTKVAGLGDIRAIGSGNIGATNVLRTGRKDLALLTLLLDSGKGAIAVLVTFLYIQPDYAALAGAAAFLGHCFPLYLNFKGGKGVATFFGTLLAIDPLVGGIGILTWLISAALFRISSLAALMAALVPPVYCAVVGAQDILPYIIVMTVLIFLRHRENIKRIIGGTEPKIGKK, encoded by the coding sequence ATGGCATTCGATTTGGTTATGGGGCTGACAGCCCTCTTTGGGTATCTCTTGGGATCGATACCTTTTGGCCTCCTTTTGACAAAGGTTGCAGGTCTAGGAGACATTCGTGCCATTGGTTCTGGTAACATTGGTGCAACTAATGTGCTGAGGACTGGAAGAAAAGACCTCGCTCTCTTAACGCTTCTACTCGATAGCGGTAAAGGCGCCATCGCTGTCCTTGTAACCTTTCTTTATATTCAGCCTGACTATGCAGCCTTAGCTGGTGCCGCTGCTTTTCTCGGCCATTGCTTCCCGCTTTATCTGAATTTCAAAGGCGGCAAAGGGGTTGCCACTTTCTTTGGAACTTTACTGGCTATTGACCCTCTCGTAGGGGGAATCGGCATCTTAACTTGGCTGATCTCAGCAGCGCTCTTTAGAATATCATCCCTTGCTGCTCTCATGGCTGCACTTGTGCCGCCTGTCTATTGTGCTGTTGTTGGGGCACAAGATATTTTGCCCTATATTATTGTTATGACAGTTCTTATTTTTCTAAGACATAGGGAAAACATCAAGCGAATTATCGGGGGCACAGAACCCAAAATCGGTAAAAAATAA
- the topA gene encoding type I DNA topoisomerase, which translates to MKVVIVESPAKAKTINKYLGSDYKVLASYGHVRDLPAKDGSVKPDEDFEMDWSVDRDSNKRMTEIASAVKSADTLYLATDPDREGEAISWHVLEILQKKRALKDTAIHRVVFNEITKSAIIAAIASPRELDTKMVDAYLARRALDYLVGFTLSPVLWRKLPGARSAGRVQSVALRLVANRETEIERFVPQEYWSVEANVTNKDQKAFTTRLVSINGKKLQKMSIETGKEAQDAVALVKKTPITVTALEKKPTKRHPQPPFTTSTLQQEAARKLGFPANKTMRVAQSLYEGKNIGGEVTGLITYMRTDGVTIAGEALNATRYLIESRYGDRYLPEKPKFYKSKAKNAQEAHEAIRPTDPSRRPIDVASALDQDEKKLYELIWRRTIASQMASAQLERTTITAFNEDQTAELRATGSVITFDGFLSVYQEGKDDEKDEGEARLPAVTEGEELLLDQVNPKQHFTDPAPRFTEASLVKQLEELGIGRPSTYASILTVLRERNYVRMDKNRFIPEDKGRLVIAFLEVFFERYVQYDFTANLENELDDISAGSLEWKKVLRTFWTDFKPKTEEVISEKTSEIIDALDAYLEPMVFGTDVEIIAEKRKCPSCDDGRLGLKTSRYGAFVGCSNYPECSYTKPFGRIDADNDNENAADGPQSLGMHPESGEEISVKVGRFGPYLEMASAEKGVKPPRASIPKDMKPEDVSLEMAVLLLSLPRTVGLHPESGKPITSAIGRYGPYVAHERTFASLQSSDEVFSVGLNRAVSLIADAQKKKAGGKVTLKELGDHPKEEGPVYVYDGRYGPYVNHGKINATLPKGTDPESVTMEQAVEWLEAKAAKGGKKKAAPKKKKAAKKKAVKKKTTAKKKAPTKKKAAS; encoded by the coding sequence ATGAAAGTCGTTATCGTTGAATCACCTGCCAAAGCTAAAACAATTAATAAGTATCTTGGCAGTGATTATAAAGTTTTAGCATCCTATGGCCACGTGAGAGATCTACCGGCTAAAGATGGATCTGTGAAGCCTGATGAAGACTTTGAAATGGACTGGTCCGTAGACCGTGACAGCAATAAACGCATGACAGAGATTGCATCCGCTGTTAAGTCAGCTGACACTCTCTATCTTGCAACTGACCCTGACCGCGAAGGGGAAGCCATTAGTTGGCATGTGTTAGAAATCCTGCAAAAAAAGCGAGCCTTAAAAGATACTGCCATTCACCGTGTGGTGTTTAATGAGATTACAAAATCAGCCATCATTGCTGCGATTGCGTCTCCGCGTGAACTTGACACAAAAATGGTAGATGCCTATCTGGCCCGCCGCGCTCTTGATTATCTCGTGGGTTTTACCCTCTCGCCTGTTTTGTGGCGGAAGTTGCCTGGGGCTCGCTCTGCGGGACGGGTTCAGTCTGTAGCCCTGCGTCTCGTTGCCAATCGTGAAACAGAAATTGAGCGTTTTGTACCTCAAGAATATTGGTCAGTAGAAGCAAATGTAACGAACAAAGATCAGAAAGCTTTCACCACTCGCCTCGTTTCTATCAATGGCAAAAAGCTGCAAAAGATGAGCATAGAAACGGGAAAAGAAGCTCAAGACGCCGTTGCTCTTGTTAAGAAAACTCCGATTACTGTCACTGCTCTTGAGAAAAAACCGACGAAACGCCATCCGCAACCCCCCTTTACAACATCTACGTTACAGCAGGAAGCTGCTCGGAAACTAGGGTTCCCAGCAAATAAAACAATGCGTGTCGCACAAAGCCTTTATGAGGGTAAAAATATCGGCGGTGAGGTAACAGGTCTTATCACCTATATGCGTACAGACGGGGTGACAATAGCTGGCGAAGCTTTGAATGCAACACGCTATTTAATCGAAAGCAGGTATGGGGATCGGTATCTTCCTGAGAAACCAAAATTCTATAAGTCAAAAGCAAAGAATGCTCAGGAAGCACACGAGGCAATCCGCCCTACAGATCCAAGTCGCCGGCCAATAGATGTCGCCTCTGCCTTGGATCAAGACGAGAAAAAACTTTACGAGTTGATTTGGCGCAGAACTATTGCTTCTCAAATGGCCAGTGCCCAGCTTGAACGCACAACGATTACTGCCTTCAATGAAGATCAAACCGCTGAGCTAAGAGCGACAGGCAGTGTCATTACATTTGATGGGTTCCTTTCTGTCTATCAGGAAGGAAAAGATGATGAGAAAGATGAAGGCGAAGCGCGCTTACCTGCCGTAACCGAAGGGGAAGAATTATTGCTGGACCAAGTCAATCCAAAGCAACATTTCACAGACCCAGCGCCACGTTTCACTGAGGCATCCCTAGTGAAACAGCTTGAAGAGCTTGGTATCGGCCGGCCCTCAACGTATGCGTCAATTCTTACGGTGCTGCGAGAGCGCAACTATGTAAGAATGGATAAGAATAGATTTATTCCTGAAGATAAAGGTCGTCTTGTCATCGCCTTTCTTGAAGTCTTCTTTGAACGATACGTTCAATATGATTTCACTGCAAATCTTGAGAATGAGCTGGATGACATCTCTGCTGGTTCTCTAGAATGGAAGAAAGTATTGAGAACATTCTGGACAGACTTTAAACCAAAAACAGAAGAAGTTATCAGTGAAAAGACCTCTGAAATCATTGATGCTCTGGACGCTTACCTTGAGCCGATGGTTTTTGGGACAGATGTAGAAATTATTGCGGAAAAACGCAAATGCCCAAGTTGTGATGATGGACGCCTTGGTCTTAAGACAAGTCGATATGGTGCTTTTGTAGGATGCTCGAATTATCCAGAGTGTAGCTATACAAAACCATTTGGCCGGATCGATGCAGACAATGACAATGAAAATGCTGCAGATGGCCCTCAATCACTTGGGATGCACCCTGAATCCGGCGAAGAAATTTCTGTTAAAGTGGGCCGTTTCGGACCTTACCTTGAAATGGCAAGTGCTGAAAAAGGTGTTAAACCACCCCGAGCCAGCATTCCAAAAGACATGAAGCCTGAAGATGTTTCTCTTGAAATGGCTGTCCTTCTATTGAGTTTACCTCGCACAGTTGGCCTGCACCCAGAAAGTGGCAAACCAATCACGTCTGCCATAGGACGATACGGGCCTTATGTCGCTCATGAACGTACCTTTGCCAGTCTTCAATCCTCTGATGAGGTCTTCAGCGTAGGACTTAACCGTGCTGTTTCTCTCATCGCTGACGCACAGAAGAAGAAAGCGGGCGGCAAAGTCACATTAAAAGAGTTAGGAGATCATCCTAAAGAAGAAGGGCCTGTATATGTCTATGACGGGCGCTATGGTCCTTATGTTAATCATGGCAAGATCAATGCAACCTTACCAAAAGGGACAGATCCTGAATCAGTGACAATGGAGCAAGCTGTTGAATGGCTTGAAGCCAAAGCAGCAAAAGGCGGTAAAAAGAAAGCAGCCCCTAAGAAGAAAAAGGCAGCGAAGAAAAAAGCCGTAAAGAAGAAAACAACTGCGAAAAAGAAGGCGCCGACTAAAAAGAAGGCTGCGAGTTAA
- a CDS encoding dihydroorotase: protein MTLTAYVNARLIDPKSKMDIPGSLLINGSLIAALGENIDIPESAEIIDCKGKVLSPGFIDMRAFSVDWEAAAAGGITTVILQPDQTTLIDNDAAVERIRARAKERATVNVIPMGTATKAMDGQEITEIGQMLESGAVAFTDCRKPVEDAQILKRLMEYASYYDALIVQFAEEQSLKADGIAHDGGIASRLGLTGIPSIAEQIQIERDARLAEHTNSRLHVALVSSREGVEAVREAKARGVKITCSIAPHYLHLNEHALEGYPTFAKVSPPFRTEEDRLALLAALADGTVDTIVSDHDPKNPDLKRLPFGQAASGVSGYETLLPLSLKPVQEGTMSLLDLIAKLTSGPASLLKLDSGHLSIGAQADLTIFDPEQPWIIKRNQLKASATNTPFDTLPVNGKVWKTIVAGHEIYSA, encoded by the coding sequence ATGACCCTTACAGCCTATGTGAATGCTCGCCTCATCGATCCGAAATCAAAAATGGACATACCAGGAAGTCTCTTGATCAACGGGTCACTTATAGCCGCGCTTGGGGAGAATATTGATATTCCAGAAAGTGCCGAAATCATTGATTGTAAAGGTAAAGTTCTTTCGCCTGGCTTTATTGATATGCGCGCTTTTAGTGTCGATTGGGAAGCCGCAGCTGCTGGAGGAATCACAACAGTGATCTTACAGCCTGATCAAACCACACTGATCGACAATGATGCAGCTGTAGAACGGATCAGAGCGCGAGCAAAAGAAAGAGCCACGGTCAATGTCATCCCCATGGGTACTGCTACGAAAGCCATGGACGGTCAAGAGATTACAGAGATCGGGCAAATGTTAGAGAGCGGCGCTGTGGCTTTTACAGATTGTCGCAAACCTGTAGAAGATGCTCAAATTCTTAAAAGACTAATGGAATATGCGAGCTATTATGATGCACTGATTGTTCAGTTTGCAGAAGAGCAGTCCTTAAAAGCAGATGGGATCGCTCATGACGGCGGGATTGCATCGCGTCTTGGACTGACGGGTATCCCTTCAATTGCGGAACAAATACAAATTGAGCGGGATGCGCGTCTTGCGGAACATACCAATAGCCGTTTGCATGTTGCTCTTGTTTCCTCACGAGAAGGCGTTGAAGCCGTAAGAGAGGCGAAGGCGCGCGGGGTCAAGATCACATGCTCTATAGCCCCACACTATCTTCATTTGAATGAACATGCACTTGAAGGCTATCCTACTTTTGCAAAAGTCAGCCCACCATTTAGAACTGAAGAAGATCGCCTTGCACTCCTTGCTGCTCTTGCTGATGGGACTGTGGATACAATTGTCTCAGATCATGACCCAAAAAACCCCGATTTAAAGCGCCTGCCCTTTGGCCAAGCAGCAAGCGGTGTTAGCGGATATGAAACTCTGCTCCCTCTTTCGCTTAAGCCTGTCCAGGAAGGGACAATGTCGCTGTTAGACTTGATTGCTAAGCTTACAAGTGGCCCTGCATCGCTCTTAAAACTGGATTCTGGCCATCTTTCTATCGGTGCTCAAGCGGATCTGACAATTTTTGATCCAGAGCAGCCTTGGATTATCAAGCGAAACCAGCTTAAGGCGTCTGCCACCAATACACCGTTTGACACGCTGCCTGTAAACGGTAAAGTGTGGAAAACAATTGTTGCTGGACACGAGATCTACTCAGCATAA
- the ruvX gene encoding Holliday junction resolvase RuvX, translating into MADVIYPIPEFKSAVGDYKRILGLDIGSKTIGLALSDTMQMVASPMETIRRTKFSKDVERLSEIVQQENVGGFILGWPVNMDGSEGPRCQSTMAFSKNLFDKIPLPQALWDERLSTAAVERTLIEADRSRARRAELVDKLAASYILQGALHAL; encoded by the coding sequence ATGGCCGACGTTATTTATCCAATACCAGAGTTTAAATCTGCTGTAGGCGACTATAAGCGCATATTAGGATTGGATATTGGCAGTAAAACCATTGGCCTTGCCCTGTCTGACACCATGCAAATGGTAGCGAGCCCAATGGAAACGATCAGACGAACAAAATTTTCAAAGGATGTTGAACGACTCAGTGAAATCGTTCAACAAGAAAATGTCGGCGGTTTTATCCTAGGCTGGCCGGTCAACATGGATGGTTCAGAAGGCCCGCGCTGTCAATCAACCATGGCCTTCAGTAAAAACCTCTTTGATAAGATCCCTCTGCCCCAAGCCCTATGGGACGAACGTCTCTCAACAGCTGCTGTAGAACGTACACTTATCGAAGCAGATCGCAGCCGCGCTCGCCGTGCAGAACTTGTGGATAAGCTAGCCGCCAGTTATATTCTGCAAGGGGCGCTGCATGCCCTTTAA
- the dprA gene encoding DNA-processing protein DprA, translated as MSSKKNFSNEEKLARHQLIRTPSVGPITFKHLLATYGTALQALLHLPDLAAKGRRKTPLRVAKAEPIIKELRALKALNGMCLHLGEASYPNLLSHIDDAPPILYLRGHRHLLDAPSLGIVGARNASATSLRLTQAIATEMSEAGYVITSGMARGIDSMAHKASIKGGTIACIAGGLDIIYPKENAALYEEISKSGLLVTEIPLGISPQARHFPRRNRIISGLSLGVLVIEAAQKSGSLITAKCALEQNREVFSVPGSPADPRARGTNQLIKDGAVLVQSSVDILNEIKGLNDFSLHESEQGMPPFEALETDISISDQDRRNISALLSPSPISIDEIIRISGYPASLVLAIILELELANRAIRYPGNQVSSLAN; from the coding sequence ATGTCATCAAAAAAAAACTTCTCTAACGAAGAGAAACTAGCCCGTCATCAGCTCATCAGAACACCCTCTGTAGGCCCTATTACATTTAAACACTTACTGGCAACTTATGGTACTGCTCTTCAGGCTTTGCTCCATCTCCCAGATCTTGCCGCAAAGGGAAGAAGAAAAACACCGCTTAGAGTGGCTAAGGCAGAACCAATCATAAAAGAACTCAGGGCCTTAAAGGCATTGAACGGCATGTGCCTTCACCTGGGAGAAGCATCTTACCCAAATTTGCTTAGTCATATTGATGATGCTCCACCTATTCTCTACCTACGTGGTCATCGTCATTTACTTGATGCTCCTTCTCTCGGGATTGTTGGCGCAAGAAATGCCAGTGCGACAAGTTTGAGGTTGACCCAGGCCATAGCTACTGAAATGTCCGAGGCTGGATATGTGATTACAAGTGGGATGGCCCGAGGCATTGATAGTATGGCTCACAAGGCCAGCATAAAAGGAGGTACCATTGCATGCATCGCCGGCGGGCTAGATATCATCTACCCCAAAGAAAATGCAGCTCTGTATGAAGAAATATCTAAATCGGGTCTCTTAGTGACAGAAATTCCTTTAGGCATCAGCCCTCAAGCCAGGCATTTCCCCAGAAGGAACAGAATTATCTCAGGTCTTTCTCTAGGCGTTCTTGTGATTGAAGCAGCCCAAAAATCTGGTTCATTAATTACGGCCAAATGCGCATTAGAGCAAAATCGTGAAGTATTTTCAGTCCCGGGGTCTCCTGCAGATCCAAGAGCACGCGGTACAAATCAACTCATCAAAGACGGCGCAGTTCTCGTTCAATCTTCCGTAGATATCCTTAATGAAATCAAAGGATTAAATGATTTTTCTTTACACGAATCTGAGCAAGGCATGCCCCCATTTGAAGCCCTAGAGACAGATATTTCCATCTCTGATCAGGACAGAAGAAACATCTCAGCCCTGCTCTCTCCAAGTCCTATTTCGATAGATGAGATTATTCGTATTTCAGGCTACCCAGCAAGTCTTGTTTTGGCGATCATTTTGGAATTAGAATTAGCAAATCGGGCAATCCGATATCCAGGCAATCAGGTCTCTTCCCTCGCTAACTAA